From Streptomyces sp. CMB-StM0423, a single genomic window includes:
- a CDS encoding TetR/AcrR family transcriptional regulator, translated as MPRQVDHDSRRRTIAEAVCRLAGERGLEGVTLRDVAARAEVSMGAVQRCFRTKEEMLVFALGYVGERIGERVRARLVRSPAQSAATALGHAAAEVSLLGDEHRAEARVWLAFVAQAAVSEALAGTLRTNYAGLHEAFVRLLAEAGESAGRGVSLDPEREARTLLALADGLTVHVLVGHLTPDEAHDVLHAHLAGLWG; from the coding sequence ATGCCCAGACAGGTGGATCACGACAGCCGGCGCCGCACCATCGCCGAGGCCGTCTGCCGTCTCGCCGGCGAACGCGGCCTGGAGGGCGTGACCCTGCGCGACGTCGCCGCCCGCGCGGAGGTGTCCATGGGGGCCGTGCAGCGGTGCTTCCGCACCAAGGAAGAGATGTTGGTGTTCGCGCTCGGGTACGTGGGCGAGCGGATCGGCGAGCGCGTACGGGCCCGCCTCGTCCGGAGTCCGGCCCAGTCGGCGGCTACGGCGCTGGGGCACGCCGCCGCCGAGGTGTCACTGCTCGGGGACGAGCACCGCGCCGAGGCCAGGGTATGGCTCGCCTTCGTCGCCCAGGCGGCCGTCAGCGAAGCGCTCGCCGGGACGCTGCGGACGAACTACGCGGGCCTGCACGAGGCGTTCGTCCGGCTCCTCGCGGAGGCCGGCGAGAGCGCCGGGCGGGGGGTGTCCCTCGATCCGGAGCGCGAGGCCCGTACGCTCCTCGCCCTCGCCGACGGCCTCACGGTCCACGTCCTCGTCGGCCATCTCACCCCGGACGAGGCGCACGACGTCCTCCACGCGCACCTGGCCGGCCTCTGGGGGTGA
- a CDS encoding HAD-IA family hydrolase has translation MGRPTDIGVFKALLLDMDGTLLNSDAVVERIWRRWAAENGKDPEEILRHAHGRQAHATMAHLFPERPVEQNLADNARMLAWETADTDGIVPVPGAPEFMAGLAGLPHALVTSADRALSQARMAAAGLPVPAISITAECVSASKPDPEGFLKGAADLGFAPSECVVFEDAAAGIAAARAAGMRVVGVGPRAATEGTDIHVESLTGVRIRPLGGGALRLTVG, from the coding sequence ATGGGCAGGCCCACGGACATAGGTGTCTTCAAGGCACTGCTCCTCGACATGGACGGAACGCTTCTCAACTCCGACGCCGTCGTGGAGCGCATCTGGCGCCGCTGGGCCGCCGAGAACGGCAAGGACCCCGAGGAGATCCTGCGCCACGCCCACGGGCGGCAGGCGCACGCCACCATGGCGCACCTCTTCCCCGAGCGGCCCGTCGAGCAGAACCTCGCGGACAACGCGCGCATGCTCGCCTGGGAGACCGCCGACACCGACGGCATCGTGCCGGTGCCGGGTGCGCCGGAGTTCATGGCGGGTCTTGCCGGGCTGCCGCACGCGCTGGTCACGTCCGCGGACCGGGCACTGTCGCAGGCGCGGATGGCGGCGGCGGGGCTGCCGGTGCCGGCGATCTCCATCACGGCGGAGTGCGTGAGCGCGAGCAAGCCGGACCCGGAGGGGTTCCTGAAGGGGGCGGCGGACCTGGGGTTCGCGCCTTCGGAGTGCGTGGTGTTCGAGGACGCGGCGGCGGGCATCGCGGCGGCGCGGGCGGCCGGGATGCGGGTCGTGGGGGTCGGCCCGCGGGCGGCGACGGAGGGGACGGACATCCACGTGGAGTCGCTGACGGGCGTCCGGATCCGCCCGCTGGGCGGCGGCGCGTTGCGGTTGACGGTGGGGTAG
- a CDS encoding TMEM165/GDT1 family protein produces the protein MLSLSTVAIVFGVVFLAELPDKTALAGLMLGTRYRASYVFIGVAAAFVVHVSLAIAAGSLLAQLPQRPVQAIVGALFLAGALVLLLKKDDDDEEIKTPADQSFLKVAGAGFMLILVAEFGDLTQIMTANLAARYDDWLSVGIGAVLALWAVAAIGILGGRTLMRYVPLKLITKVAAGVMLVLAGFSIYEAVRG, from the coding sequence TTGCTCAGCCTCAGCACCGTCGCGATCGTCTTCGGCGTCGTCTTCCTCGCCGAACTCCCCGACAAGACCGCGCTCGCCGGCCTCATGCTCGGCACCCGCTACCGCGCCTCCTACGTCTTCATCGGCGTCGCCGCCGCCTTCGTCGTCCACGTCAGCCTCGCGATCGCCGCCGGCAGCCTGCTCGCGCAGCTACCGCAGCGGCCGGTGCAGGCGATCGTCGGCGCGCTGTTCCTGGCCGGCGCGCTGGTCCTGCTGCTGAAGAAGGACGACGACGACGAGGAGATCAAGACCCCCGCCGACCAGAGCTTCCTGAAGGTGGCGGGGGCGGGCTTCATGCTGATCCTGGTCGCCGAGTTCGGCGACCTGACGCAGATCATGACCGCGAACCTGGCCGCGCGCTACGACGACTGGCTGTCGGTCGGCATCGGCGCGGTGCTGGCGCTGTGGGCGGTGGCGGCGATCGGGATCCTGGGCGGCCGGACGCTGATGCGGTACGTACCGCTGAAGCTGATCACGAAGGTGGCGGCGGGCGTGATGCTGGTCCTGGCGGGCTTCAGCATCTACGAGGCCGTCAGGGGCTGA
- a CDS encoding ABC transporter permease → MVLPVNVTLAAVLTALLAAAVTVAAVARLGEGNEQRQSGKGGAGGGKRGGGKSRIPLGGSPHARAIATAGLRAAAQLAAVSLVIGYVVRAVPLLLAFVALMFAVATWTAGRRITHNRTWRWAAVPIATGVTPVVATLLLTGLVGVDDIALIPVSGILIGGALTGTVLGGRRALDELTTRHGEVEAALALGFLEHEARLEIARPAASDALIPGLDQTRTVGLVTLPGAYVGMLLGGASPVEAGAVQLFVLVALMAVQAVAVAVTLELVARGRVHRLHSGTSEGE, encoded by the coding sequence CTGGTGTTGCCCGTCAACGTCACCCTCGCGGCCGTGCTCACCGCCCTGCTGGCCGCCGCCGTCACCGTCGCCGCGGTGGCCCGTCTCGGCGAGGGAAACGAGCAGCGGCAGAGCGGAAAAGGCGGCGCAGGCGGCGGGAAACGAGGGGGCGGGAAGAGCCGAATACCCCTCGGGGGCTCACCACACGCGCGCGCCATCGCCACCGCGGGGCTGCGCGCCGCCGCCCAACTCGCCGCCGTCTCGCTCGTCATCGGCTACGTCGTACGCGCCGTGCCGCTGCTCCTCGCCTTCGTGGCCCTGATGTTCGCCGTCGCCACCTGGACCGCGGGCCGCCGCATCACCCACAACCGCACCTGGCGCTGGGCCGCCGTCCCCATCGCCACCGGCGTCACCCCGGTCGTCGCCACGCTGCTGCTCACCGGCCTCGTCGGGGTCGACGACATCGCCCTCATCCCCGTCAGCGGCATCCTCATCGGCGGCGCGCTGACCGGCACCGTACTCGGCGGCCGCCGCGCGCTGGACGAGCTGACGACCCGGCACGGCGAGGTGGAGGCGGCGCTCGCGCTCGGCTTCCTGGAGCACGAGGCGCGCCTGGAGATAGCCCGCCCGGCCGCCTCCGACGCCCTGATCCCGGGCCTCGACCAGACCCGCACCGTGGGCCTCGTCACACTCCCCGGCGCGTACGTCGGCATGCTGCTGGGCGGCGCGTCCCCTGTCGAGGCCGGTGCGGTGCAGCTCTTCGTGCTGGTCGCGCTGATGGCGGTGCAGGCGGTGGCGGTCGCGGTGACGCTGGAGCTGGTCGCCCGCGGCAGGGTGCATCGCCTACACTCGGGGACGTCTGAAGGGGAGTAG
- a CDS encoding HNH endonuclease family protein has translation MSGISQRPLTRLKVYARHLAAPLAAAALLLLTAAPNAQAEPPAPPSPDTALGYLAEITTAPEGSSDGYDRDLFPHWSTQSGACNTREVVLERDGENVEQDASCAAVSGSWYSPYDGATWTQASDVDIDHMVPLAEAWRSGASAWSTSEREQFANDLDIAQLLAVTDNVNQSKSDKDPAEWMPPSTDYHCTYASMWVWVKHTYGLTADDAEKAKLESVLSGC, from the coding sequence ATGTCCGGCATTTCTCAGCGGCCGCTCACGCGGCTGAAGGTCTACGCGCGTCACCTCGCCGCGCCGCTCGCGGCGGCGGCGCTGCTGCTGCTGACCGCGGCGCCCAACGCCCAGGCCGAACCGCCCGCCCCGCCCAGCCCCGACACCGCCCTCGGCTACCTCGCGGAGATCACCACCGCGCCCGAGGGCTCCTCCGACGGCTACGACCGCGACCTCTTCCCGCACTGGAGCACCCAGTCCGGGGCCTGCAACACCCGGGAGGTCGTCCTCGAACGGGACGGCGAGAACGTCGAGCAGGACGCGAGCTGCGCCGCGGTCAGCGGTTCGTGGTATTCGCCGTACGACGGCGCGACCTGGACCCAGGCGTCCGACGTCGACATCGACCACATGGTGCCGCTCGCCGAAGCCTGGCGCTCCGGCGCCAGCGCGTGGAGCACCAGCGAGCGCGAGCAGTTCGCCAACGATCTCGACATCGCGCAACTGCTCGCGGTGACCGACAACGTCAACCAGTCCAAGAGCGACAAGGACCCGGCGGAGTGGATGCCGCCGTCGACCGACTACCACTGCACCTACGCGAGCATGTGGGTGTGGGTCAAGCACACGTACGGCCTGACCGCCGACGACGCCGAGAAGGCGAAGCTGGAGTCCGTTCTCTCCGGCTGCTGA
- a CDS encoding ankyrin repeat domain-containing protein encodes MLGLLIALVTCLVLAVSRRRRRRRRTAFLGAVLRGDPAEVRALVDRGYGLGISDARGDTALHYAYYAGDHELVQMLLALGAHQEAYNRDGLLPHQLAEVAEAELRIEELVDLFRRHGGEATARAADLAEELRPYHRAPVYPAALINVLARTEDGEPVRAVLLTAIRLGRADFLAVLEEELGRRGDRGIAEDYLNSGSPRLGHAAEQWAAGHDFAITDRGAGARAGWGRL; translated from the coding sequence GTGCTGGGTCTGCTGATCGCACTCGTGACGTGTCTCGTCCTCGCCGTCTCCCGGCGCCGCCGGCGCCGCCGCCGCACCGCCTTCCTCGGTGCCGTCCTGCGCGGTGATCCCGCCGAGGTGCGCGCCCTGGTCGACCGGGGTTACGGCCTCGGCATCTCCGACGCCCGCGGGGACACGGCGCTGCACTACGCCTACTACGCGGGCGACCACGAACTCGTCCAGATGCTCCTCGCCCTCGGCGCCCACCAGGAGGCGTACAACCGCGACGGGCTGCTGCCGCACCAACTCGCCGAGGTGGCCGAGGCGGAGCTGCGCATCGAGGAACTCGTCGACCTCTTCCGCCGGCATGGCGGCGAAGCGACCGCCCGGGCCGCGGACCTGGCCGAAGAGCTGCGCCCGTACCACCGCGCCCCCGTCTACCCCGCGGCGCTGATCAACGTCCTCGCCAGGACCGAGGACGGCGAGCCGGTGCGCGCCGTGCTCCTGACCGCCATCCGGCTCGGCCGCGCGGACTTCCTCGCCGTGCTGGAGGAGGAGCTGGGGCGCCGCGGTGACCGCGGGATCGCCGAGGACTACCTCAACAGCGGTTCCCCGCGGCTCGGGCACGCGGCCGAGCAGTGGGCCGCGGGACACGACTTCGCGATCACGGACCGCGGCGCGGGCGCCCGCGCCGGCTGGGGCCGGCTCTGA
- a CDS encoding DUF2000 domain-containing protein yields the protein MRFETKITVVVRHDLAAWQRLNVTAFLCSGVAHAADGVMGKPYEDGSGNRYLPMFREPVLVFASDAAGLTRTHTRALSRGLATAVYTDELFATGNDDDNRAAVRDVAAADLTLAGLAVYGPRNAVDRTVKGLSLHT from the coding sequence ATGCGCTTCGAGACCAAGATCACCGTGGTCGTACGGCACGACCTGGCCGCCTGGCAGCGGCTGAACGTCACCGCCTTCCTGTGCAGCGGCGTCGCCCACGCCGCCGACGGCGTCATGGGCAAGCCGTACGAGGACGGCTCCGGCAACCGGTACCTGCCGATGTTCCGCGAGCCCGTCCTCGTCTTCGCCTCCGACGCCGCGGGCCTGACCCGTACCCACACCCGGGCCCTGTCCCGCGGTCTTGCCACCGCCGTCTACACCGACGAGCTGTTCGCCACCGGCAACGACGACGACAACCGCGCCGCCGTCCGCGACGTCGCCGCCGCCGACCTGACCCTCGCCGGCCTCGCGGTCTACGGGCCGAGGAACGCCGTCGACCGTACGGTCAAGGGCCTGTCACTCCACACCTGA
- a CDS encoding AraC family transcriptional regulator: MEGVSDWVSYWRDAQRPVEAMRAHFEEHVFHRHSHDAYSFGLTETGAQRFVCRGGSHTSAAGLVMAFNPDDPHDGESAAELGFTYRMVHIGPDVVRDVLADAGAPDGAVALPLFADPVHRDPPLWRALLRLHAALTEDAGPLVRDERLTAAVTAMVNRASTAPPRARPLRPGGPQSAAARRARAVLRERFAEEIPAAELAAAAGCSRYALYRAFQTEYGMPPSDLQRLLRLRDARHRLTAGESAAGAAAASGFADQSHLHRWFVRTYGITPGEFTHAVRR; encoded by the coding sequence ATGGAAGGCGTGAGCGACTGGGTCTCCTACTGGCGGGACGCGCAGCGGCCGGTGGAGGCCATGCGCGCCCACTTCGAGGAGCACGTCTTCCACCGCCACAGCCACGACGCCTACTCCTTCGGCCTCACCGAGACCGGCGCCCAGCGCTTCGTCTGCCGCGGCGGCTCGCACACCTCCGCCGCGGGCCTCGTCATGGCCTTCAACCCTGACGACCCGCACGACGGCGAGTCGGCGGCCGAGCTGGGGTTCACGTACCGGATGGTGCACATCGGCCCCGACGTCGTACGGGACGTCCTCGCCGACGCCGGCGCTCCTGACGGCGCCGTCGCCCTCCCGCTCTTCGCCGACCCCGTGCACCGCGACCCGCCGCTGTGGCGCGCGCTGCTGCGGCTGCACGCGGCGCTCACGGAGGACGCGGGCCCGCTGGTACGCGACGAACGGCTCACCGCCGCCGTGACGGCGATGGTCAACCGCGCCTCTACGGCCCCGCCGCGCGCCCGCCCGCTGCGCCCCGGCGGCCCGCAGTCCGCCGCCGCCAGGCGGGCGCGGGCGGTGCTGCGGGAACGGTTCGCGGAGGAGATCCCGGCGGCGGAGCTGGCCGCGGCGGCGGGCTGCAGCCGCTACGCGCTGTACCGGGCGTTCCAGACGGAATACGGCATGCCCCCCAGCGACCTCCAGCGCCTCCTCCGCCTGCGCGACGCCCGCCACCGGCTGACGGCGGGGGAGAGCGCGGCCGGGGCCGCGGCGGCGTCGGGCTTCGCGGACCAGAGCCACCTGCACCGCTGGTTCGTCCGCACCTACGGCATCACCCCGGGCGAATTCACCCACGCCGTACGGCGGTAG
- a CDS encoding UDP-N-acetylglucosamine 1-carboxyvinyltransferase: protein MADDYLVRIGRLIRDARQHRGWSQSQLAAALGTSQSAVNRIERGNQNISLEMIARIGEALDSEIVALGTAGPMHLRVSGGRRLSGAIDVKTSKNACVALLCATLLNSGRTVLRRVARIEEVFRILEVLNSIGVRTRWINDGADLEVVPPAELDLDSMDNAAARRTRSVIMFLGPLLHRVERFKLPYAGGCDLGTRTVQPHMAVLRRFGLDVTATEGVYHCEVVSDVGPDRAIVLTERGDTVTENALLAAARHDGVTEIRNASSNYMVQDLCFFLEHLGVRVDGVGSTTLRVHGVPYIDRDVDFSPSEDPVEAMSLLAAAVVTSSELTVRRAPVEFLEIELSVLEEMGLDLDRTPEYAADNGRTRLVDLTVRPSKLQAPIDKIHPMPFPGVNIDNVPFFAAIAASAQGSTLIHDWVYDNRAIYLTELTRLGAGVKLLDPHRVLVEGPTRWRETEMMCPPALRPAVVVLLGMMAAEGTSVLRNVYVINRGYESLADRLNSVGARIETFRDI, encoded by the coding sequence ATGGCAGATGACTACCTCGTGCGCATCGGCAGGCTCATCCGTGACGCCCGGCAGCACCGCGGATGGTCGCAGAGTCAGCTCGCCGCCGCGCTGGGCACCAGTCAGAGCGCCGTCAACCGGATCGAGCGCGGCAACCAGAACATCAGCCTGGAGATGATCGCCCGCATCGGCGAGGCACTGGACAGCGAGATCGTCGCCCTGGGCACCGCGGGCCCGATGCATCTGCGGGTCAGCGGCGGCCGCCGGCTGTCCGGCGCGATCGACGTGAAGACCAGCAAGAACGCCTGCGTCGCGCTGCTCTGCGCCACGCTGCTGAACTCCGGGCGCACGGTGCTGCGCCGGGTGGCGCGGATCGAGGAGGTCTTCCGCATCCTGGAGGTGCTGAACAGCATCGGGGTGCGGACCCGCTGGATCAACGACGGCGCCGACCTGGAGGTCGTACCGCCCGCCGAACTCGACCTGGACTCCATGGACAACGCGGCGGCGCGCCGCACCCGCAGCGTGATCATGTTCCTCGGCCCGCTGCTGCACCGGGTGGAGCGCTTCAAACTCCCGTACGCGGGCGGCTGCGACCTCGGCACCAGGACCGTACAGCCGCACATGGCCGTGCTGCGCCGCTTCGGCCTGGACGTGACGGCCACCGAGGGCGTCTACCACTGCGAGGTCGTCTCGGACGTCGGGCCCGACCGGGCGATCGTGCTGACCGAGCGCGGCGACACCGTGACCGAGAACGCGCTGCTGGCCGCCGCCCGGCACGACGGCGTGACCGAGATCCGCAACGCCAGCTCCAACTACATGGTCCAGGACCTGTGCTTCTTCCTGGAGCACCTGGGCGTGCGCGTGGACGGCGTGGGCTCGACCACGCTGCGCGTGCACGGCGTGCCGTACATCGACCGGGACGTCGACTTCTCCCCGTCCGAGGACCCGGTGGAGGCGATGAGCCTGCTGGCGGCGGCGGTCGTCACGTCGTCGGAGCTGACGGTGCGGCGGGCGCCGGTGGAGTTCCTGGAGATCGAGCTGTCGGTGCTGGAGGAGATGGGCCTCGACCTCGACCGCACCCCGGAGTACGCCGCCGACAACGGCCGTACGCGGCTGGTGGATCTGACCGTACGCCCGTCGAAGCTCCAGGCGCCGATCGACAAGATCCACCCGATGCCGTTCCCCGGCGTCAACATCGACAACGTGCCGTTCTTCGCGGCCATCGCCGCCTCCGCGCAGGGCTCGACCCTCATCCACGACTGGGTCTACGACAACCGCGCCATCTACCTCACGGAACTGACCCGCCTGGGCGCCGGCGTCAAACTCCTCGACCCGCACCGCGTGCTGGTCGAGGGCCCCACGCGGTGGCGCGAGACGGAGATGATGTGCCCGCCGGCGCTGCGCCCCGCGGTGGTGGTGCTGCTGGGCATGATGGCGGCGGAGGGCACGTCGGTGCTCCGCAACGTCTATGTCATCAACCGGGGTTACGAGTCCCTGGCCGACCGCCTCAACTCGGTGGGCGCCCGCATCGAAACCTTCCGCGACATCTGA
- a CDS encoding ECF transporter S component — protein MTADDPGTAPGTPGGDAYVKRPDTPDAPDSAGSPPAAVPARTPRLRVVRLGPVSAAALLLVSVIGVAAFGWPLLAGPDSGLAHSGDAPWLFAALLPLLVAVVGATIADSGLDAKAVAMLGVLAAVGAALRPLGAGTAGIEPMFFLMVLSGRVLGPGFGFVLGAVTMFASALLTGGVGPWMPFQMLAMGWVAMGAGLLPGAERLRGRAELWLLASYGAIASILYGTVMNLQGWPYLSGMSTGVSFVAGDPLPENLARFAAYCHATSLGWDLPRAVVTAVCTLTLGRVVLAALRRATRKAAFGTPVTFETRTP, from the coding sequence ATGACCGCGGACGACCCCGGAACCGCACCCGGGACACCGGGCGGCGATGCGTACGTGAAGCGCCCGGACACCCCGGACGCGCCCGACTCCGCCGGAAGCCCCCCGGCCGCCGTCCCCGCCCGCACCCCCCGCCTCCGCGTCGTCCGCCTCGGTCCCGTCTCCGCCGCCGCCCTGCTGCTCGTCTCCGTCATCGGCGTCGCCGCCTTCGGCTGGCCGCTGCTCGCCGGACCCGACTCCGGCCTCGCCCACTCCGGCGACGCACCCTGGCTCTTCGCCGCCCTTCTGCCGCTCCTCGTCGCCGTGGTCGGCGCGACCATCGCCGACTCCGGGCTCGACGCCAAGGCCGTGGCGATGCTCGGCGTCCTCGCCGCGGTGGGCGCCGCGCTGCGACCCCTCGGGGCCGGGACGGCGGGGATCGAGCCGATGTTCTTCCTCATGGTGCTCTCCGGGCGGGTGCTGGGCCCGGGCTTCGGGTTCGTGCTCGGGGCCGTGACGATGTTCGCGTCCGCCCTGCTCACGGGCGGGGTCGGGCCCTGGATGCCGTTCCAGATGCTCGCCATGGGCTGGGTCGCGATGGGCGCCGGGCTGCTGCCGGGGGCGGAGCGGCTGCGGGGGCGCGCGGAGTTGTGGCTGCTTGCCTCGTATGGAGCAATCGCTTCAATTCTTTACGGCACAGTCATGAACCTCCAGGGGTGGCCGTATCTGAGCGGTATGTCTACGGGCGTGTCGTTCGTCGCGGGCGATCCGCTGCCGGAGAACCTGGCCCGTTTCGCCGCGTACTGCCACGCCACATCGCTGGGTTGGGATCTGCCGCGCGCGGTGGTGACGGCGGTGTGCACGCTGACCCTCGGCCGGGTCGTGCTCGCCGCGCTGCGCCGCGCCACCCGAAAGGCCGCATTCGGCACTCCGGTGACATTCGAGACGCGAACCCCCTGA
- a CDS encoding ABC transporter ATP-binding protein, whose translation MIRFEDVSVVYDGAAKPAIRGVDLTVPEGELALLVGPSGVGKSTLLNAVCGLVPHFTGGTLRGRVTVDGRDTRTHPPRELADVVGTVGQDPLAHFVTDTVEDELAYGMESLGLPRDTMRRRVEETLDLLGLTELRDRPIASLSGGQQQRVAIGSVLTPHPRVLVLDEPTSALDPAAAEEVLAVLQRLVHDLGTTVLLAEHRLERVVQYADQVIVLPSPGAAPEAGAPAEMMAVSPVRPPVVALGRLAGWSPLPLTVRDARRRAAPLRERLAGLTPGGAETGPGERAAGRGAVPAAGPAAVAERLSVRRGRTEVLRGVSLSVAAGETVAVMGRNGAGKSTLLAGFVGMHRPAAGSVRLGDLVPHRTRPAELLRHAGLVPQDPRDLLYADTVAAECAAADGDAGAAAGTCRALVAELLPGVPDEAHPRDLSEGQRLALALAVILTARPRLLLLDEPTRGLDYAAKARLVGVLRGLAAAGHAIVLATHDVELAAELAHRVVILADGEVVADGPTAEVVVASPSFAPQVAKILSPAGSDTAAGTTWLTVTQVRHALEAAA comes from the coding sequence GTGATCCGTTTCGAGGACGTGTCCGTCGTCTACGACGGCGCCGCGAAGCCCGCGATCCGGGGCGTGGACCTCACCGTCCCCGAGGGCGAACTCGCCCTGCTCGTCGGCCCCTCCGGAGTCGGCAAGTCGACGCTGCTGAACGCCGTCTGCGGGCTCGTGCCGCACTTCACCGGCGGCACCCTGCGCGGCCGCGTCACCGTCGACGGCCGCGACACCCGTACGCACCCGCCGCGCGAACTGGCCGACGTCGTCGGCACGGTGGGCCAGGACCCGCTGGCGCACTTCGTCACGGACACGGTCGAGGACGAACTCGCCTACGGCATGGAGTCCCTGGGCCTGCCGCGCGACACGATGCGGCGGCGGGTGGAGGAGACGCTCGACCTGCTGGGCCTCACCGAACTGCGGGACCGCCCGATCGCCTCGCTCTCCGGCGGCCAGCAGCAGCGGGTGGCGATCGGCTCGGTGCTGACGCCGCACCCGCGGGTGCTGGTCCTGGACGAGCCGACGTCGGCGCTTGATCCGGCGGCGGCGGAGGAGGTGCTGGCGGTGCTCCAGCGGCTGGTGCACGACCTGGGGACCACGGTGCTGCTGGCGGAGCACCGGCTGGAGCGGGTGGTGCAGTACGCGGACCAGGTCATCGTCCTGCCGTCCCCGGGCGCGGCACCGGAGGCGGGCGCGCCGGCGGAGATGATGGCCGTCTCGCCGGTACGGCCGCCGGTGGTCGCGCTGGGTCGGCTGGCGGGCTGGTCGCCGCTGCCGCTGACGGTACGGGACGCGCGCCGGCGCGCGGCGCCGCTGCGGGAGCGGCTGGCGGGGCTGACGCCGGGCGGCGCCGAGACCGGACCGGGCGAACGGGCCGCCGGGCGGGGCGCCGTGCCCGCGGCCGGGCCCGCCGCCGTCGCCGAGCGGCTCAGCGTGCGCCGCGGGCGGACGGAGGTGCTGCGGGGGGTGTCGCTGTCCGTCGCCGCGGGCGAGACCGTCGCCGTCATGGGGCGCAACGGCGCGGGGAAGTCCACGCTGCTGGCCGGTTTCGTCGGCATGCACCGGCCGGCCGCCGGCTCCGTACGGCTCGGGGACCTCGTCCCGCACCGCACCCGCCCCGCCGAACTCCTGCGGCACGCCGGGCTCGTACCGCAGGATCCGCGGGATCTGCTGTACGCGGACACCGTCGCGGCGGAGTGCGCCGCCGCCGACGGCGACGCGGGGGCCGCGGCCGGCACCTGCCGGGCCCTGGTCGCCGAACTGCTGCCCGGCGTACCCGACGAGGCGCACCCCCGCGACCTGTCGGAGGGCCAGCGGCTCGCGCTCGCCCTGGCCGTGATCCTCACCGCCCGCCCCCGGCTGCTGCTGCTCGACGAGCCGACCCGCGGGCTGGACTACGCCGCGAAGGCCCGGCTCGTCGGCGTGCTGCGCGGACTCGCCGCGGCGGGCCACGCGATCGTGCTGGCGACGCACGACGTGGAGCTGGCCGCGGAACTGGCGCACCGGGTGGTGATCCTGGCGGACGGCGAGGTGGTCGCGGACGGGCCGACGGCGGAGGTCGTCGTCGCCTCGCCGTCGTTCGCACCGCAGGTGGCGAAGATCCTGAGCCCCGCGGGCAGCGACACGGCGGCGGGGACGACGTGGCTGACGGTCACCCAGGTCCGGCACGCCCTGGAGGCGGCGGCATGA